One Purpureocillium takamizusanense chromosome 1, complete sequence genomic window carries:
- a CDS encoding uncharacterized protein (EggNog:ENOG503PHPI) produces MTNTGAPTQPADTTCSENNMPPTASPQVTLQPAPVPSSILPALQDPAGSTTPPLDDYGKTEVPVSVTTAPQEEPTQGPEPPSYGEPSLGGFSPDRSSSPSPPDYSPAEQPTPSTDSVPDPYSPDQGYNEPPPTANCSSSFAPDVFPSETTLWPKASNTDDPQDQPPVPSQVPGSYTTRTHVPPFTTVGGLAFLAAMII; encoded by the exons ATGACCAACACGGGTGCTCCGACTCAGCCAGCGGACACTACCTGCAGTGAGAACAACATGCCGCCAACAGCGTCTCCGCAGGTAAC TCTACAACCTGCTCCTGTTCCCTCGTCCATTTTACCTGCATTGCAGGATCCTGCTGGTTCAACTACACCACCATTGGATGATTACGGCAAGACCGAAGTGCCCGTTTCTGTCACCACGGCGCCCCAAGAAGAACCGACCCAGGGCCCAGAGCCACCGAGCTACGGCGAGCCTTCTCTCGGAGGATTTAGCCCAGACCGCAGCTCGAGCCCTAGTCCTCCTGATTATTCTCCCGCTGAGCAACCTACGCCATCTACAGACAGCGTTCCTGACCCATATTCGCCAGACCAAGGCTACAATGAGCCTCCACCAACTGCAAactgctcgtcctcgtttGCGCCGGACGTTTTTCCTTCAGAGACAACACTCTGGCCCAAGGCATCCAACACGGACGATCCCCAGGATCAGCCACCTGTCCCCTCTCAAGTCCCAGGATCCTATACAACCCGCACCCATGTTCCACCGTTTACCActgtcggcggcctggcctttctc
- the TWF1_1 gene encoding Twinfilin-1 (COG:W~EggNog:ENOG503NXFR~TransMembrane:1 (i21-42o)) — MWKVRILPFSPDRHRIPTGDTVMALKTAILFTFLGVVAQVLAHGNHQTPGFTYLGCFKVDLAAFTNPMVFSDGALTPEACQQACRGYQLAAVFQE; from the exons ATGTGGAAGGTGCGCATCCTGCCCTTCA GTCCCGATCGCCACCGAATACCGACAGGGGACACTGTAATGGCGCTCAAGACTGCGATCTTGTTCACCTTCTTGGGCGTTGTTGCCCAGGTCCTGGCCCATGGAAACCATCAAACTCCAGGCTTCACGTATCTGGGCTGCTTTAAGGTCGATCTAGCGGCCTTCACCAATCCCATGGTGTTCTCCGACGGGGCCCTGACCCCAGAGGCTTGCCAGCAAGCTTGCCGAGGCTATCAGCTTGCCGCCGTGTTTCAAGAGTAG